Proteins found in one Paludisphaera rhizosphaerae genomic segment:
- a CDS encoding leucine-rich repeat domain-containing protein, giving the protein MHWTVLRRFRKRPALSLRWALVGIAAIGLLLGLAAARNSGKRRVRQSIKQQGGDVVVAPVWWSEWTPETLQRWVGLDWFEEIQQISFARDAKVDADSLRSLAALRGLRQLDLRGCQLSAEALAAIGGATGLQRLDLSDCDFDPSGLGALGALTELQELSLANTEAEDASLRELADGLATSLQSLDLSGTKATGKGLGAFENLISVDLSGSAANDAGMAGLASLRNLTTLDLEATDVGDAGLPHLQGLTKLTMLNLSRTKITGAGAKSLAPLSGLAELDLSRTALDDRGMEPLAGMRGLTTLSLNSTKIGDRGLAALKDLSSLKELVLDGDDIGDEGMANLVSGTAPLPLTTLTLNGTRVGDAGLSALAKLTSLTRLELRRTKVADAGLVHLGKATALGELDLGGTQIGDPGLVNLAALTVLRWLNLSGTKVGDEGAKALQQALPATEIVVPYRAPRRAATPK; this is encoded by the coding sequence ATGCATTGGACTGTCCTCAGGAGGTTCAGGAAACGCCCCGCGCTGAGCCTCCGATGGGCGTTGGTCGGCATCGCCGCAATCGGCCTCCTCCTGGGATTGGCGGCCGCGCGGAACTCCGGAAAACGACGGGTCCGCCAGTCGATCAAGCAACAAGGCGGCGACGTCGTCGTCGCACCGGTCTGGTGGAGCGAGTGGACTCCGGAAACGCTCCAGCGCTGGGTCGGCCTCGATTGGTTCGAAGAGATTCAACAGATCTCCTTCGCGAGAGATGCGAAAGTCGACGCCGATTCCCTGAGATCCCTGGCCGCCCTGCGGGGCCTTCGCCAGCTCGACCTCCGAGGCTGTCAGCTCTCAGCGGAGGCTCTCGCGGCGATTGGCGGCGCGACGGGCCTTCAACGACTCGACCTCTCGGATTGCGACTTCGATCCGTCGGGGCTCGGAGCGCTGGGCGCGCTGACCGAACTCCAGGAACTCAGCCTCGCCAATACCGAGGCCGAGGACGCGTCGCTGCGGGAATTGGCCGACGGCCTGGCGACCAGCCTTCAATCGCTCGACCTCTCAGGAACGAAGGCGACCGGTAAGGGGCTCGGGGCGTTTGAAAACCTGATATCGGTCGACCTCTCGGGCTCGGCGGCGAACGACGCGGGGATGGCCGGCCTGGCCTCCTTGCGGAACTTGACGACGCTCGACCTGGAGGCGACGGACGTCGGCGACGCAGGACTCCCCCACTTGCAGGGCCTCACGAAGTTGACCATGCTGAACCTCTCGCGGACGAAGATCACCGGCGCGGGGGCGAAAAGCCTCGCTCCCCTCAGTGGGCTCGCCGAACTCGACCTGTCTCGAACTGCGCTCGACGACCGTGGGATGGAGCCCCTTGCGGGAATGCGCGGGCTCACGACCTTGAGCCTGAACTCCACGAAGATCGGGGACCGAGGCCTGGCTGCGCTCAAGGACCTGAGCTCTTTGAAAGAGTTGGTCCTCGACGGCGACGATATCGGCGACGAGGGGATGGCGAACCTGGTCTCGGGAACCGCGCCCCTGCCGTTGACGACTCTGACGCTCAACGGAACCCGCGTCGGAGATGCGGGGCTCTCCGCACTGGCGAAACTCACTTCGCTGACCCGTTTGGAATTGAGGCGGACAAAGGTCGCCGACGCAGGGCTCGTCCACCTCGGCAAGGCGACGGCCCTCGGAGAACTGGACCTGGGAGGGACGCAGATCGGCGACCCGGGCCTCGTCAACCTGGCGGCCCTGACCGTGCTGCGATGGCTGAACCTGTCGGGGACGAAGGTGGGGGACGAAGGAGCGAAGGCGCTCCAGCAGGCGCTCCCCGCGACGGAGATCGTCGTCCCCTATCGGGCCCCGCGCAGGGCCGCCACCCCGAAGTAG
- a CDS encoding sodium:solute symporter family transporter encodes MHWIDVSIMAAYMIGITIIGVLSRGKGEDAEDYFVAGGSQHSWFESVLVGLSIAATFFSGISFIAYPSVVYSNGVLLPVWGVLVCLPIQYTILRYWFLPRYLAGGWAFPYQVIESRFGPAARTFAAGLYVLMRIGWMAAMIYAPTLAIITMGRLDQRWFWPIVLITGLSNTLYTVVSGVRGVIVTEALHIPVIAFGVAATIISAWWQMPVPVGEALADVARQGRFDVLNFSIDPTSPLTVWTVLLGVSLGNLANYIGDPMSLQRYLMIGDARVAARSFAVNIIGVVIVVSLLSTVGLSMFAFYSHTADPTLPSKPDQVFPHFVATRLPPGVAGLLLAALLAATGIPSGINALASVLTIDFHTRFLPSTTPTQALWWGRVYSLLLGALATVTAGFLSKLGTIFEMSQVILGVFAGPLLTCVAVAVAGWRCTGPAMIAGMLTGWATGVAVSLSGAAPSWAAPSSSLATLASALIFTHLAPRATRSSRFEACVPPNESVATDPLGPAS; translated from the coding sequence ATGCACTGGATCGACGTCTCCATCATGGCGGCTTATATGATCGGGATTACGATCATCGGCGTCCTGTCGCGGGGCAAGGGGGAGGACGCGGAGGATTACTTCGTCGCCGGCGGCTCGCAGCATTCCTGGTTCGAGTCGGTCCTGGTCGGGTTGAGCATCGCGGCCACGTTTTTCTCAGGGATCAGCTTCATCGCCTACCCCAGCGTCGTCTATTCCAACGGCGTGCTGTTGCCGGTCTGGGGCGTGCTTGTCTGCCTGCCGATCCAGTACACGATCCTGCGATACTGGTTCCTGCCTCGCTACCTCGCCGGCGGCTGGGCCTTTCCCTATCAGGTGATCGAGTCCCGGTTCGGGCCCGCCGCGAGGACCTTCGCCGCGGGGCTTTACGTCCTGATGCGGATCGGCTGGATGGCCGCGATGATCTACGCCCCAACCCTGGCGATCATCACGATGGGCCGCCTGGACCAGCGCTGGTTCTGGCCCATCGTCCTGATCACGGGGTTGAGCAACACGCTCTACACCGTGGTCTCCGGCGTGCGCGGGGTGATCGTCACGGAAGCCCTGCACATCCCCGTGATCGCCTTCGGCGTGGCGGCGACGATCATCTCGGCGTGGTGGCAGATGCCGGTCCCGGTGGGAGAGGCCCTGGCCGACGTCGCCCGGCAGGGGCGGTTCGACGTCCTCAATTTCTCGATTGACCCCACGAGCCCTCTCACCGTCTGGACCGTGCTGCTGGGGGTCAGCCTCGGGAACCTGGCCAACTACATCGGCGACCCGATGTCGCTCCAGCGTTACCTCATGATCGGCGACGCTCGAGTCGCCGCCCGGTCGTTCGCGGTGAACATCATCGGGGTCGTGATCGTGGTGTCGCTGCTGTCGACCGTAGGCCTCTCGATGTTCGCCTTCTACTCGCACACAGCCGACCCGACGCTGCCGAGCAAGCCCGACCAGGTGTTCCCGCACTTCGTGGCGACTCGACTCCCCCCGGGAGTCGCTGGCCTGCTGCTCGCGGCCTTGCTGGCCGCGACGGGCATCCCCAGCGGCATCAACGCGCTCGCGTCCGTCCTGACCATCGACTTCCACACGCGGTTCCTTCCCAGCACGACCCCGACCCAGGCGCTCTGGTGGGGGCGAGTCTATTCTCTGCTCCTAGGCGCGCTCGCCACCGTGACGGCCGGCTTCCTCTCGAAGCTCGGCACGATCTTCGAGATGTCGCAGGTGATCCTGGGCGTGTTCGCAGGCCCGTTGCTGACGTGCGTCGCCGTGGCTGTCGCCGGTTGGCGTTGCACCGGGCCGGCCATGATCGCCGGCATGCTGACGGGTTGGGCGACGGGCGTCGCGGTGAGCCTGTCGGGCGCAGCCCCCTCCTGGGCCGCACCATCGTCCTCGCTGGCAACGCTCGCTTCGGCCCTCATCTTCACGCACTTGGCCCCCCGCGCAACTCGATCCTCACGATTCGAAGCCTGCGTCCCACCCAATGAATCCGTCGCGACTGATCCACTGGGCCCCGCAAGCTAG
- a CDS encoding sialidase family protein, with the protein MRTKPIAAMLSALLLIAGRSPAQDAPRVAAPEAGAQPPEMILDDGSIRLTFGEPLVVLPRGLQPSLLCMRSGALLLQAQVPEKPFPSKRIAYFSAMCTQISRDGGATWTILPLTPGENGLNMEGGAIQTRDGSILALDTYVPPGAKPGEGIGQIYVSTDDWKTVDGPRDALFDIPRAKFDGSSDDGGRPHAAMRAHRRILELPNGDLLTTLYGWLEGDATPATYAPTMMKSRALLVRSSDKGRSWKLVSTIAVDPSVGTEGFGEPVLCRTSKGPNPDRLICLMRTGRNLYAATSEDLGATWSPPREWIVAGLDVNRVELWADHYRNLKDARGKPIDENNLDELRGAAVDPDLIELRSGLLVATFGVRIPQKACWRRPDHPWNGNYLAVSRDHGQTWSAVSRITSGVLTTHYTAIEETPTDDVIYLAYDLGGWSKGMRRDVVGRTVKLERRDGSRP; encoded by the coding sequence ATGAGAACGAAGCCCATCGCCGCGATGCTCTCGGCCCTTCTCCTGATCGCCGGCCGCTCGCCGGCTCAGGACGCCCCCCGGGTCGCAGCCCCCGAGGCAGGCGCGCAACCTCCCGAGATGATCCTCGACGACGGCTCGATCCGGCTGACGTTCGGCGAACCTCTCGTGGTCTTGCCTCGCGGCCTCCAACCTTCGCTCCTGTGCATGCGCTCGGGCGCTCTGCTCTTGCAGGCCCAGGTCCCCGAGAAGCCGTTCCCATCGAAGCGGATCGCTTACTTCTCCGCGATGTGCACGCAAATCTCGCGCGACGGCGGCGCGACCTGGACCATCCTCCCCCTCACCCCCGGCGAGAACGGCCTCAACATGGAAGGCGGGGCGATTCAGACGCGCGATGGGTCGATCCTCGCCCTGGATACTTATGTCCCTCCCGGCGCAAAGCCCGGCGAGGGGATCGGACAGATCTACGTCTCGACGGACGACTGGAAGACGGTCGACGGTCCCCGCGACGCCTTGTTCGACATTCCTCGCGCGAAGTTCGACGGCTCCAGCGACGACGGCGGCCGTCCGCACGCCGCCATGCGAGCCCATCGGCGCATCCTGGAACTGCCCAACGGCGACCTCCTCACGACGCTCTACGGATGGCTCGAAGGGGACGCGACGCCCGCGACGTACGCCCCGACGATGATGAAGTCGCGGGCCCTGCTCGTCCGTTCGTCCGACAAGGGACGCAGTTGGAAGCTCGTCTCGACGATCGCCGTCGATCCCAGCGTCGGCACCGAGGGTTTCGGCGAGCCGGTGCTCTGCCGCACGAGCAAGGGGCCGAACCCAGATCGGCTCATCTGCCTGATGCGCACCGGCCGCAATCTGTATGCAGCGACCTCGGAAGACCTCGGTGCGACTTGGAGCCCCCCGCGCGAGTGGATCGTCGCGGGGCTCGACGTCAATCGCGTCGAGCTCTGGGCCGACCACTACCGGAATCTGAAGGACGCCCGCGGCAAGCCGATCGACGAGAACAATCTGGACGAGCTTCGAGGGGCGGCCGTCGACCCGGACCTGATCGAGCTGCGCAGCGGGCTCCTCGTCGCCACGTTCGGCGTTCGCATCCCGCAGAAGGCCTGCTGGCGACGGCCGGACCATCCCTGGAACGGGAACTATCTGGCCGTCAGCCGCGACCACGGTCAGACCTGGAGCGCCGTTTCCCGGATCACGTCCGGGGTCCTGACGACTCATTACACGGCCATCGAGGAGACGCCGACCGACGACGTGATCTACCTGGCCTATGACCTGGGCGGCTGGTCGAAGGGCATGCGCCGAGACGTCGTCGGGCGGACGGTCAAGCTGGAGCGCCGCGACGGGAGCCGCCCCTGA
- a CDS encoding GntR family transcriptional regulator, protein MPKLSSDNLASQRDRAYRSLRRLLILQQIEPGGRLREPHWSQRLGVHRTALREAFARLAAEGLIDRGERTGYFVPAMTPADLAEITKLRLALECLAIDEVCTAESPDLAPMNQASEEFARFLEGEYSLGAIEADRRFHEALIDAARMRRLSDLYQRAPLPLIHGDVEEPEQWRRACARTLEEHRRILEALRARDAERAKHTLREHLSHLLILPICP, encoded by the coding sequence ATGCCGAAACTGTCGTCCGACAACCTGGCCTCTCAGCGCGACCGCGCTTACCGGTCGTTGCGGCGGTTGTTGATCCTTCAGCAGATCGAGCCCGGCGGTCGGCTGCGCGAGCCGCACTGGTCCCAGCGGCTCGGCGTCCATCGCACGGCCTTGCGGGAAGCCTTCGCCCGGCTCGCGGCCGAAGGTTTGATCGACCGCGGCGAACGTACCGGCTACTTCGTGCCCGCCATGACCCCCGCGGACCTGGCCGAGATCACCAAGCTGCGCCTCGCCCTGGAGTGCCTCGCGATCGACGAGGTCTGCACGGCCGAATCGCCCGACCTGGCTCCGATGAATCAGGCCAGCGAGGAATTCGCCCGCTTCCTGGAGGGTGAATACTCCCTCGGGGCGATCGAGGCCGATCGTCGATTCCACGAGGCCCTGATCGACGCCGCGCGGATGAGGCGCCTGTCCGACCTCTACCAACGCGCCCCTCTCCCCCTGATCCACGGCGACGTCGAGGAGCCGGAGCAATGGCGCCGGGCCTGCGCACGCACCCTGGAAGAGCACCGGAGGATTCTCGAGGCGCTCAGGGCCCGCGACGCGGAGCGGGCCAAGCACACGCTCCGGGAACATCTCTCCCACCTGCTGATCCTCCCTATCTGTCCCTGA
- a CDS encoding HpcH/HpaI aldolase family protein — protein MKPSRVLSKLRAGQTSLGVTLHLTDPSVFELAGLMGFDAIWMDMEHHGYSLETAANLIRGARVGGTDVITRPGKGEFMRMSRMLEFGAKGIMYPRCDSAAEAREVVRWAKFAPLGQRGFDGAGADAPFLLTPMARYIREANEQTFIIIQIEDQSALDQAEEIAAVPGVDMLMLGPADFSILSGIPGEFTHPKILAAYEKVAQAAKKSGKSWAAIAGTVEIARKMIEMGAGLLFHSADIILIKSGFERIQAEFGPKVGLTFNRAPELEGASYLGGD, from the coding sequence ATGAAACCCAGTCGCGTGCTGAGCAAGCTCCGTGCGGGGCAGACGTCGTTAGGCGTCACCTTGCACCTGACGGATCCCTCGGTCTTCGAGTTGGCCGGCCTGATGGGGTTTGACGCCATCTGGATGGACATGGAGCACCACGGATACAGCCTGGAGACGGCGGCCAACCTGATCCGGGGGGCTCGCGTCGGCGGCACCGACGTCATCACGCGACCGGGCAAGGGGGAGTTCATGCGGATGTCCCGCATGCTCGAATTCGGCGCCAAGGGGATCATGTACCCTCGTTGCGACTCCGCCGCGGAGGCCCGCGAGGTCGTCCGCTGGGCGAAGTTCGCCCCGCTCGGTCAGCGCGGGTTCGACGGGGCCGGGGCCGACGCCCCCTTCTTGCTGACCCCCATGGCCCGCTACATTCGCGAGGCGAACGAGCAGACCTTCATCATCATCCAGATCGAGGACCAGTCGGCGCTGGACCAGGCCGAGGAGATCGCCGCCGTCCCAGGCGTCGACATGCTGATGCTCGGCCCCGCGGATTTCTCGATCCTCTCCGGCATCCCGGGCGAATTCACCCACCCGAAGATCCTGGCCGCCTATGAGAAGGTCGCCCAGGCCGCGAAGAAGTCCGGCAAATCCTGGGCGGCGATCGCGGGCACGGTCGAGATCGCTCGGAAGATGATCGAGATGGGCGCCGGGCTCCTGTTCCATTCCGCCGACATCATCCTCATCAAGAGCGGCTTCGAACGCATCCAGGCCGAGTTCGGCCCCAAGGTGGGCCTGACCTTCAATCGGGCGCCCGAACTGGAAGGGGCCAGCTACCTGGGGGGCGACTGA
- a CDS encoding Gfo/Idh/MocA family protein — MDGRRVLIIGAGSIGERHLRCFLATGRCRAAFVETNPRRRAEVADRYPQAVAHETLEHALEQRPGAAVIATPAPSHIPLATRLVELGIPVLVEKPLSVSLDGVEALAVLTAEQRASVAVAYVMRARPPLAEMRRALASGRFGRPLQLVATAGQDFAHYRPAYRETYYADRSSGGGAVQDALTHLINAGEWLVGGVDRVVADAARLRIEGVDVEDTVHVLARQGDVMADYALNQHQAPNETTITVACERGTVRFELHAGRWLSCERAGAAWLDHGPGGPLDPDAPFMRQAEAFLDACEGTAPPLCTLEEGTRTLRANLAILESVETGRWVETASVGARS; from the coding sequence TTGGACGGGCGTCGCGTCCTCATCATCGGCGCGGGATCGATCGGCGAACGCCATCTGCGGTGCTTCCTCGCCACGGGGAGGTGCCGCGCGGCCTTCGTCGAGACCAACCCGAGACGCCGCGCGGAGGTGGCCGATCGCTATCCGCAGGCCGTCGCCCACGAGACGCTTGAACACGCGCTGGAGCAACGGCCTGGGGCCGCCGTCATCGCGACGCCGGCCCCGTCGCACATCCCACTGGCGACTCGCCTGGTGGAACTCGGAATCCCGGTGCTCGTCGAGAAGCCCCTCAGCGTCAGCCTCGACGGCGTCGAAGCGCTCGCGGTTCTGACCGCTGAACAGAGGGCCTCGGTCGCCGTGGCCTACGTCATGCGCGCCCGTCCGCCGCTTGCCGAAATGCGACGGGCTTTGGCCTCGGGGCGGTTCGGACGGCCGCTTCAACTCGTCGCGACGGCCGGGCAGGATTTCGCCCACTACCGGCCCGCGTATCGCGAGACCTACTATGCAGACCGCTCCTCGGGGGGTGGCGCAGTTCAGGACGCCCTCACGCATCTTATCAACGCCGGCGAATGGCTTGTCGGCGGAGTCGACCGGGTCGTCGCCGACGCGGCCCGATTGAGGATCGAAGGGGTGGATGTGGAAGACACAGTGCACGTCCTCGCCCGCCAGGGCGACGTCATGGCCGACTACGCCCTCAACCAGCACCAGGCCCCCAACGAGACGACGATCACCGTCGCCTGCGAGCGGGGGACCGTTCGATTCGAACTCCACGCCGGGCGTTGGCTGTCCTGCGAGCGAGCAGGGGCCGCATGGCTCGACCACGGTCCCGGCGGCCCCCTCGACCCGGACGCCCCGTTCATGCGACAGGCCGAAGCCTTTCTCGATGCCTGTGAAGGGACGGCGCCTCCACTTTGCACGCTCGAGGAGGGAACCCGAACGCTTCGCGCCAACCTGGCGATCCTGGAGAGCGTCGAGACGGGGCGTTGGGTCGAGACGGCGAGCGTCGGAGCCCGGTCATGA
- a CDS encoding SDR family oxidoreductase — MSGPQDRDVMDLFSLRGKAVLVTGATGRLGSAMASALAEAGASVVVSSRDEKAARQAMERLPRVGGAEHQAVAIDHIDEASIESGFEAAERLTGGIDVLVNNGHEPTPMDWRSITGDQFNRQLANATGYFLLARRLREHVVGRGTGGVVVMLGSMYGLVGSYPDVYEDGAANPAAYQALKGGVIQLTRHLAVYWARDGVRVNCLSPGPFPGEAAPPKLVGRLEGKSPMARMGRPEELKGAIVFLASDASSYMSGHNLVVDGGWTAW, encoded by the coding sequence ATGAGCGGGCCCCAAGATCGCGATGTCATGGACCTTTTCAGCCTGCGGGGCAAGGCGGTTCTGGTCACCGGCGCAACCGGCCGCCTGGGCTCGGCGATGGCCTCGGCGTTGGCGGAGGCCGGGGCGAGCGTCGTCGTCAGCAGCCGCGATGAGAAGGCCGCCCGGCAGGCAATGGAGCGGCTGCCGCGCGTCGGAGGGGCGGAGCATCAAGCCGTTGCGATCGACCACATTGACGAGGCGTCGATCGAGTCCGGTTTCGAGGCCGCCGAGCGCCTCACCGGCGGAATCGACGTGCTCGTGAACAACGGCCACGAGCCGACGCCCATGGACTGGCGATCCATCACAGGCGACCAGTTCAACCGACAACTCGCCAACGCCACCGGCTACTTTCTTCTTGCGCGTCGGCTGAGAGAGCACGTGGTCGGCCGCGGCACCGGCGGCGTCGTGGTGATGCTCGGCTCGATGTACGGCCTCGTCGGCTCCTACCCGGACGTCTATGAAGACGGGGCTGCGAATCCGGCCGCTTATCAGGCTTTGAAGGGCGGGGTGATCCAGTTGACGCGTCATCTGGCGGTCTACTGGGCGCGGGACGGCGTGCGGGTGAACTGCCTGAGCCCCGGTCCGTTTCCCGGCGAGGCCGCACCGCCGAAGCTTGTGGGACGCCTGGAAGGCAAGTCGCCCATGGCGCGCATGGGTCGGCCCGAGGAATTGAAGGGGGCGATCGTTTTCCTGGCCTCGGACGCGTCGAGTTACATGTCGGGCCACAACCTGGTCGTCGACGGAGGATGGACGGCATGGTGA
- a CDS encoding alanine racemase — MVSPDETMRQVEATPALVIDEPTVARNVERLANYAASHRLDVRPHTKTHKSLRMAERQVHAGATGLTTAKAGEAEVMTAASRDLLVAYPVVDEYRCRRLAAMAREGVLIRTTADSLEGVERLAAAAQAAGTTIGVLVDLDVGFHRTGVSSPAAALELAQGIDAERSLRLDGIFFYPGHVWEPVDCQGAELSRIDGLIAECVDLWGRSGLNVHIISGGSTPTAYQSHLVARQTEIRPGTYIYNDMNTVRAGFCSLEDCAATVVCTVVSTAVAGKAVIDAGTKTLTSDRNVKFPDSGHGHVVEYPDAVVVRLSEEHGELDVSRCERKPRIGERVSVIPNHVCPCVNLQDAFWMRRGDGTLERVAVDSRGRLS; from the coding sequence ATGGTGAGCCCGGACGAGACGATGCGGCAAGTGGAAGCGACGCCGGCGCTGGTGATCGATGAACCGACGGTCGCGCGCAACGTGGAGCGGCTCGCGAATTACGCGGCCTCCCATCGCCTTGACGTGCGTCCCCACACGAAGACCCACAAGTCGCTCCGAATGGCCGAACGCCAGGTGCACGCCGGCGCGACGGGCCTGACGACGGCGAAGGCGGGCGAGGCCGAGGTCATGACGGCGGCCTCGCGAGACCTCCTGGTCGCCTACCCCGTCGTGGACGAATACCGCTGCCGACGTCTGGCGGCGATGGCGCGCGAAGGCGTCCTGATCCGCACGACGGCCGACTCGCTCGAAGGCGTCGAGAGGCTCGCCGCCGCGGCTCAGGCCGCCGGGACGACGATCGGCGTGCTTGTCGACCTCGACGTCGGCTTCCATCGCACGGGCGTCTCGTCTCCCGCGGCCGCCCTTGAACTGGCGCAGGGGATCGACGCCGAGCGGTCGCTGCGGCTTGATGGGATTTTCTTCTACCCCGGCCACGTCTGGGAGCCCGTCGATTGCCAGGGGGCGGAACTGTCGCGGATCGACGGCCTGATCGCTGAGTGCGTCGATCTGTGGGGACGCTCTGGGCTTAACGTGCACATCATCTCCGGCGGTTCCACGCCGACGGCCTACCAGTCGCACCTGGTCGCTCGGCAGACGGAGATCCGGCCGGGGACTTACATCTATAATGACATGAACACTGTGCGGGCCGGTTTCTGCTCCCTGGAGGACTGTGCGGCGACGGTCGTCTGCACCGTCGTCAGCACGGCCGTCGCGGGCAAGGCCGTCATCGACGCCGGAACCAAGACGCTGACGAGCGATCGCAACGTCAAGTTCCCGGATTCCGGACACGGCCACGTCGTCGAGTATCCCGATGCGGTCGTCGTCCGGCTCAGCGAGGAACACGGCGAACTCGACGTGAGCCGCTGCGAACGGAAGCCCCGGATCGGAGAACGCGTGTCGGTGATCCCGAACCACGTCTGCCCGTGCGTCAACCTCCAGGACGCCTTTTGGATGCGTCGCGGCGACGGTACGCTCGAACGGGTGGCGGTCGACTCGCGCGGGAGGCTCTCATGA
- a CDS encoding dihydrodipicolinate synthase family protein, whose translation MNDRKPLAGVLPVFQTPFLDDESIDEATLEAEIEWLYDAGADGVVMAMVSEVLRLDLDERRRLAELACRIGGRRGAVVVSVGAESAVVAERLARHAEDVGATATMAIPPVSVGVEEGELLCYYERIVRATTIPLVVQDASGYVGRPMSIAMQARLLDEFGADRVYFKPEATPIGPRLSALRDATGGRARIFEGTGGIALLDSYRRGVVGTMPGADLIKGIVALWRALEAGDEPRAYRISLPVSSLIAVQQSLDAFLAVEKHLLMRQGVFRNAIVRGPVGYKLDEETRLEVDRLFDLVTAAVEETP comes from the coding sequence ATGAACGATCGCAAACCCCTCGCCGGCGTCCTGCCGGTGTTCCAGACGCCCTTTCTCGACGATGAGTCGATCGACGAGGCAACGCTCGAAGCCGAGATCGAGTGGCTTTACGACGCCGGGGCCGACGGCGTCGTGATGGCGATGGTGTCCGAGGTGTTGCGTCTGGATCTCGACGAACGGCGGCGGCTGGCCGAACTGGCCTGTCGAATCGGGGGGCGTCGCGGCGCGGTGGTCGTCAGCGTCGGCGCCGAGAGCGCCGTCGTCGCCGAGCGCCTGGCCCGTCACGCCGAGGATGTCGGCGCGACCGCGACCATGGCCATTCCCCCGGTCTCGGTCGGCGTCGAGGAGGGGGAACTTCTCTGCTACTACGAGCGGATCGTTCGCGCCACGACGATCCCCCTGGTGGTCCAGGACGCCAGCGGCTACGTCGGCCGTCCGATGTCGATCGCCATGCAGGCCCGGCTCCTGGACGAGTTCGGCGCCGACCGCGTCTACTTCAAGCCCGAGGCGACGCCGATCGGCCCCAGGCTCAGCGCGCTGCGGGACGCGACCGGCGGCCGGGCGCGGATCTTCGAGGGGACCGGCGGCATCGCCCTGCTCGATAGCTATCGTCGCGGGGTCGTCGGCACGATGCCCGGCGCTGATCTCATCAAGGGGATCGTCGCCCTTTGGCGGGCGTTGGAGGCAGGGGACGAGCCCAGGGCCTATCGAATCTCGCTGCCGGTCTCCTCGCTGATCGCCGTGCAGCAGAGCCTCGACGCCTTCCTGGCCGTCGAGAAACACCTGCTGATGCGTCAGGGGGTTTTCCGGAACGCGATCGTCCGAGGACCCGTCGGCTACAAGCTGGACGAGGAGACGCGCCTCGAGGTCGACCGGCTCTTCGACCTGGTGACGGCCGCCGTGGAGGAAACGCCATGA